The Trichomycterus rosablanca isolate fTriRos1 chromosome 6, fTriRos1.hap1, whole genome shotgun sequence DNA segment ACCTACTGCCTTCGCCTCCCTGCTGTTGTTTGAAGATAAAAGTTCCATGATTTCTGATTTCTTATGTGTTGCATAAATCACCACAATGTTCGGTACCAAAATGCTAGTATTTTATACTGGCCACCAGTTCATTTACCAAACCTCTTCTTTTCTAGCAACAAATGCCTCATCGTGTACCAACAGTCCCAAATTATGTACCAGAAATCCCAGTTCTTATACCAAAGCTCTCGGGTCCATGACCATGCCATGTACAGAAGGTCCCAGTTTTGGTGTCATTGGGCCCAATTCCAATACAGTGTCCATAGTTACGTTACTGAATCTACCTGCTCCAATACCAAAGGTCCCAGTTTAAATTACATAACCATAGGTCCCAGTTTTGGTGTCATTGGGCCCAATTCCAATACAGTGTCCCAGTTTAGTTACTAAATCTACCTGCTCCAATACCAAAGGTCTAAGCTTCAGTCTGAAATATCTATGTCCATGTATCAGAAATCCTTATCCCATAACAAGTGTCCCAGTTTTAGTATAAAGGGTTCTGTTTAAATTCTGTCAAATGTGCCAGCTCCAGTATTAAACCTTCCTGGTCCAGTGGCTAAGGTTCCATTTTCAAAGGTCCAAATCCACTATGCAGTATAAAACTATCCCCTCCAGTATGAAAGGTCATAATTGATGTACGttgatatagtttatataaggTTTTAAAAACAAGTTCCAGTATTAAATGTACTTGTTCCAGTACTAAAGCTAATAGTTTAATGAGgaattatttataaacacatgattatatattttttattgacTTTTTGTACGCCAGACTTAATTTGACAGATTAACCtttagctaaaatgctaagtcACAGCTAAATTAACACCAGTGCCACAATAGTGAGCTAATTCTCAGCATGGCTAAATCTATCCCATAAGCCAGTGCAAAGTTTCCGGTCTGATCACCGCTTGACTGTCATCACTGGTTACCGTTTCACTCTCAAGTAGGTGATGAATGAACTGGAACTGGATCCCAAAATTCCTTTAGTTCCTATTTAGACCAGGTCTTGTTTTTCAAATGTACTGTGGTAAAAGCTCTAGAACGTGTATGTTTCTTTAaagataaacattttatttagttcTTAGTATTCAGTTTAGAATCTAATCTGAATACCTGAGTCTTGGCTAGGGTTCTATAATGCAGCAGAGTGGGGGAGGGGTGTGTGGGGTCAAGTGGTCAGGATCTGGAAGTGAGAGCAGGAGTCGATTCTCAGCTCCTTTGATCAGAGGCTGAATGCAGGCGGCTTGTGTGGCTTCTTTGGTGACAACCTCCAGCCGAGAGCCCCCTCCCcctgttctctgtgtgtttttgtcaGAGTGAACCCCCCATCCCTGTTTCTAACCCTCCCCCCTTTACCCCAGCTCTCTCTGATCTCCCCATGGTGCAGTGTGTTTGGTGTTATGGTTTGGTTAGAGTACCTCGTTCATGAGTTGAGTTTAGGGTTGAGTGTTCGGTGAAGTCATTCAAAAACTTCATTCATTACTTTTTTTAATCTTGCTCTTAAATTAGTGCTCACACCATTAAAACAAAACCTTATTacaagtaaaataaatagtattactaatattcatatatttaaacttaaatatttacatttatttattattttatttgtttaatgaaaGGTTTATATGTATTATACAATTCCTataattattagttttttatttgttatattgtGGATTATTGTACTTAACAACAAGTTCACATTTCCTgaacacttctatttaatttttacatcatatttatttactttatatcaAAGTAAATTAAGGTCGGAATGATTATTGCATTTGATATATATCCAATATATATCCAATATTCTCAtttctgtatgttttgtttCTAATATCTAAGGACCTTTTGTTATATttgggttttgtttttatttttagccattgattttaatttatttttattactgaatTGGGTGGCACTATGACACAGCAGTCTTGAAGGTTTAACCCTGGCTTTGGTCactattttgcatgttcttctcatgTCGTTTGGTTTCTAccaccaaaaacatgcaaacggtggactggctgctctaaattgcctgtGATGTAAGTTAATGAGCGTGTATTACCTGCAATGGATTGCCGCCGTGTTGAGGCACTAATTATGTTGTGCACTCAGTGCTttagggtggcactgtggcccTGACCATGATGAATTGGTCAGTGCTAATGAACCAATAAGTCAATATTATACTCCTAGCTcgatttattccttttttattctaAGCACAAATATTATGGCTTATAAAAAGTGTGAAACAGGAAATAGGATCAAACTGTTTCAAATCCTCATGAGGTTTGATGAAACAGATCCAGGGCGAGCGTCCTGCCCCGACGTAGATGATTCATTCAGGAAATAGATGACTTCCATTCCTCTCTGATCTTTGTCCACCTTTTACTCTTACCatcctctttctctcttttctgctcttcttttaattttgtttttgctcttttactgttttttttctgtctatATGGCTCTTATTCTGGGATTTAAAAGCCTGTGTCGCACCCCACCCCATTTCAACCCCTCTCCTTGcatgtgtttgatgtttgacaAAGTTTCTTTGAAGCTGGCTGACTTCAGAGCCTCCATGCTGACggcatgggtgtgtgtgtgagtgtgtgtgtgtgtgtgtgtgttggtccaGCTCTTTTGCCTAAGGCTGCCAGTTCTTTCGGCTTTTGGcattaaataagaaaaagaagtgGAGAGATGAAATAGATTTAAGAACTAAGAGTAAAGGCAAATGCCTGAGACAGAAGTGTTAATAAAGATACacacttttatttactgtacattAATATGATGTGTCCGCTTGATTATCTTAGTTATCAGATCTTTGTCCTTTATGGGAATAACCCTGACTGCCAAATTCATTCTGACgtcatttaatgtttttcacCTGTAGAGGACGCAGCGATTGCCAAGGGAGATGGCGCCGGTGAAGCCGTCTGAGTTTGCGGCGGAGCTGATCACCCGTCTGGAGAAGCTGAAGAGGGAGCAGGACACACTCAGCTCTCTGGAGGAAAGACTACAGCAGATACAGGAGGTGAGGAACTACACCAGGTTAAGAACTGAactaatatcattaaatgtagAAGCTTGCTTAACCTACCTTAATGTTAACATCTTATAGTTTTATACAGTTATCTTGGGTTAACATAGTTCGTTCAGAGCTTATTCCAAAAACAATGGGTGAAAAGCTCtgaatagggcagttgtagcctagcggttaaagtgctggactagtaatcgaaaggttgctggttcaagccccaccattgccaggttgagcaaggcccttaaccctcaattgcttagacaatatgctgtcacagtactgtaagtcaatttggataaaagtgtctgctaaatgctgaaaatgtaaatgtaaatgaatgtaccctggacggggtgcaaATCTGTCATATTAGGGCAATTtgaagcagcctgtcactaGGTCACTGCAGCTATGCGGaaccaacactacctgctgctACATTGTGCTACAAATTATAGTTAAGCCACACATTAATGCCACATTAAATCGCTGGCATAACCAGTACATTCAAACCATCAGCTTGTTCATATTGTAAAAAAACCACCAAATTTTATAAGCCAAGGAGTAATTTGTGTGTAATCGAAAGCATAAAATAACTCCATAATACATAGGAACACGAATCGGAACTATATTAGCAGTAATATATCATTTATGTTTACTCTAGTTGGGTGCAGAACACACAGCCGCACCTCATCATACTCATCATACTTAATTATCTGCGGATGAAAGGCCTCTTTTGAGGCGAGACCTGAGGGCAGCTCTTCGGTTAAGTGCCCAAGCCTAACCCTCTCAACCCTTTAAACCATATGACCTCTGATCTCTGAACTGTGTGCCCTTCTGGCAGGCCTTTGGTGGAGACGAGCTCAATCAGGTCACTCAGATCTTGGGTGTGCTTTATATCTAAGATCTGTAGGCTGACAGGATAATTCTGATCACAGTGCTTGAataatctttttattttacctGTTTAATTCTTTTTCCATGTCATTTAGACAAAATCATTTGGTAGGTATTTTGGGGGCAGTGCTTAGGCAATTTGATTTGATTGACAAAATTCAAGACAAATCATAGTAAAATTATAGTAAaagtaatattatttatttacaagtaACAAGATGTGATTTAGTAgaaaaatattcatttttaagtcattttttatatatatttttaaaagtaaagtcagcCTGAACTGTCATCTAGCCTACTTGATGGACAACATGTAACCCAAATCCCTAtgctgtgtttatatttaggaAGAAGAGAGAGATGAGAGTGACTTAACGAGTCTCGCCCCCCAGCAGCCTTCTCAATCGCTCACCCTCCTCTCATCCGGTCTGTGTGAAGACGACCCTCAGGCCATCCTGGACGAGCACCTTTCCAGGGTCCTAAAGACACCCGGGTGCCAGTCCCCTGGTGTACAGGGCTACTCGCCCCGTTCTCGTTCCCCAGACCATCACCATCAGAGAGGCACGCACTGCTCCATCCCTGCCAAAGCTGCCCCGTCGGCTCCTCTACCCTCCACCAAGCACATCCATCACCACTACATTCACCACCATCACACGGCTTCACCCAAGAGCAGGGAGCAGATGGAGGCCGAGGCTGCGCATCGAGTGGCGCAGTGTCTGGGGTCGGATTATCGTTTCCAGAGGTGCCACAGCCCAGCCGATGCCCAACCTGGGTATGTCTCATTTGCCAGATATATGTGGCTCAGGTAATTCTCCAATTAAAATGTAACCTGTATGTAAACTGTATATTGTCTTGTCTAGGCGTACCAGTACATTGCCCAAGCGTCCTAGTAAAGTCAGCGATGGAATGAGTGCCTGCCAGTCCAGGGAGGAGGAAAGCATCTCACCTCTGCTTCCTGGAGATGGTGTGGTTCGATCGCACAATGTCTGGCAGTGGATACTGGAGAGCGAGAGGCAGAACAAGCACAAACCTCACAGgtaaattataaatgtataaaatcttTCATTGCTGCTCATTGCAGATGAAGCAACACATCTAGCGTCAAATATGTCTGCTATTTTACTATTGGAATGACAATCTATAAAACAAAATGCAGCCATGCTTTAGAGTGTGGACACACCTGGATCAAAAGTTGCTTGACATAATTTTATTCTCATTTTACAGTTCCCAAACCTTGAAGAAGACACATCCAAGTGACCCCTCCTCTAAGATGCCATTATGGGGTGGTGGAGGGCTGCCTGGTAATGCCAGAACGCATCATCCtgctcatccatttatccagGACCCCACTATGCCTCCTCTGTCCCCACCAAACACCCTCACTCAGCTTGAAGAGGCATGTCGAAGACTGGAGGAAGCATCCAAACCCGCAAAACAAAGGTACACAGTCGATTGGTCACCCTGCACATGTCACAATTCAAAATATTTACTGCAGATGCATAATATCTATATAGTATATTATGGAGGAACTCTATTGGGTATCTGCTGATACCTGACACTTAAACAATGCttaattagaatagaatagaaaaccatctttattgtcactatacacaggtacaaaaatcataaaaaattatatacactctgaaaaattaaaatgtacactATGCGTAAGTAAATGTACATGTGTATTATCTgtagggaaaataaataaataaaatgaaacatatTAAATATTAGGCAGATCTAATACAGATCTGTGATAAATTACTAGACAACGCTCATTAGTAAAGGGAATGCAGCTGACAGCAGGGTCCAGAATTCGGAATAGCACATGCATTGGGGTAAACTTAACTTCATAACTAAATAGTGCTGATGTGTGTAACGTATACACTTCCAGCTCAGGTCCTGATTCAAACATCACCCGTCAGCAAGGGGAAATAAATGTAAACCTTTTTAATGGACAAAAACTTTTGGTTTATTTGTTAtaggtttattattaaaatccaCACAGTATGTATCCCAGTGCCAAAATGGAAAATTAAAACATCATACCTATGAATACGTTTAGAAAAATCAAAGGTAGATTTTGGTATCCAATCATAGatgcagttacagtgaggttaCATTAACAATAGTGATGTAGATAAATGCGTACCTTTAATTACACTTATGTCTCATGTGTCAATCACTTCTCAAACTGTTCTAATAATgtgttaaaagtaaataaaaaaattaaaaatggggCATTCACATTGGGATATACACTGATCTACCAGTGTACTGAGAAGAATAGAGTTTTATATTGAATTCATTTTCACTGATGCTTGTTTTGCTGAGCTTTTAAAACCTTAAAAACTTTATGAACAACTTTGTTTCTTAAATCCACAGACACCTAGTGTCCAGCCTACAGAGGGAGAAAGTACACCTGACTGTTTTACCCACTAGCAGCTCCCCTCTCATCAGCCCAGTCCTGCAGATGGATGAGTACGttcatttattcaatttaaTTTCACCTTTACATAAGCAACCtagtgtataaagtataaacgCTTTAAAAAGAAGACTGGAGTCTCTGTTCATCAATAAATACAGTCTGGGTGTGTGACGGAACAAACGCTTTAAAGCTAAAGTTTTTTTGGCTTTAACAAGCCCTGAAATATTTTTGTTCCTCATCTTGCCGTTCTGCGGTGCTGTTTGATGTTTAGCCATGGCCACCTGACAGccagtacacacaaacacagcctCTTCTGAGCTTTAATTGGCTGACCTTTAGCCAGCCAGCTGTCTTGGGGCGAACCATCGCCATCTGAAGCAGCATTAACAAAGCCCTGGAAGTGAATGAAAAGCTTCACAGCTCTTTCGGGGGTTTGCCCTTTGGCCACCCCCACGACACATGTTGGTCCAGCCGGTCCGTCCGAGCCTGCCACCGCACCACTGCGCACAGGTTGAGCAGGACCGTGAGGACATGAGCACAGTGAGAGGAGGGGGGAAGGTAGCCCGAATCAAAAGACCGCCAGGGTTTTGATTTGTGAAAGGCTCAGACGCTGACACAAAGGCCCATCATCCATCAAACTTAGAGCCGTCTCACGCTGCCCAACAGCCCCCTGTGGCCGAAAAATAGAGCCTAATCACACAGTACGGCCCCGAGAGGATCTATTCAAGCTCTACTGGATTAGATTCACTTATCACGGACACTTTTACTTTTAGAAAAAGCAACTTAGTGTGGAAGTTTGATATGGAAGCTTAACAAATTATTACAGAATAAAGAAACATCTAATAAAGCTGGTATTATTTTTCTGTGGATAAATAGTTACATCATATCATCCATGTCTAATTTATGTATGTCAGACTGATCAATAACCACTTTGATTTGACCTAAATTAGCCATAGTCAGGCATTGTTTTTATGAAAGGCAGTCCTGGTCTGAATTCATTTAGTCCCATAATACATAGTTAAGTTCAAAATAGCTTTATATACaatgtaatattaaaagtaaaagtatttaatagtaatagtaaaatCACTGTCCTATTATCACCTAGCAAGGACAGTTTTATAGTTTTAGTAGTCCTGCCCTCACAGGGATTAGTTTCGATGTAAAGACAAAGCACATTGTCCTCACAGGCTTTCTGATGGGCCTTTGATTGGCTAGGTACCTTGATGAAGTAAACGTCTGTCATAAGATCAAACGACCATATGCTTGTGTAGTAGCTGCTGTACAAATGCAGCTTAAGGGAAAAAtgcttatattatatttattgctTATATTAAAGGGACATTGTGATGGTCAGGCTTGTGAGTCAATTGATAAAAACTTCAGAAGTCTTCAGAAGACAACAGGGGTCATTGAACAATCTTAAACAGCTCAGATCTACtttattctttaaataaatacaacccaGGTTAATTGAGAGCTTCTCTTGGATGCGACTCCCATACCATATAAGCTTAGTTCTTATAGAGTATGGGAGGCCTGTTCAAAAAAGGAGGGGGGGtcggtcctggatgctgtaaagttgctttaagacaatgtctattgtaaatttgctatacaaatacatttcacTCGACTCGCTTTCTTGGGTCAGGTGCTGCAAGCCAGTTAAGGAAACGTAATATATCGCAATCCTGTTTTCACACTTTTAACCTTTATACATATTTGACATCCACAGGTGGAAGGATCAGCGGCGGCAGAGTTCTGGACACTCCTGCGCCCCCTCTGGTTCAGAGCTGGTGGTCACCTACTTCTTCTGTGGGGAAGAGATTCCTTACCGCCGGCTCATGAAGACGCACAGTCTTACTCTTGGCCATTTTAAGGAGCAGCTTAGGAAGAAAGGGAACTACAGGTAATTTTatgttactttatttattttgctttgtttgCCTGGACGATTGGGGTGAAATAAGCTAATATGGAGTTTTACCCAgtgcctgtttattattattttttgaggTTTTAAAGTTTGGCATCAAACATCAGAGTTATTTTGAAATATTTCCTTTACACGTTTAGTTTATTGACTTATATAGTGCAGAATGTATGGAGTTAATTCTACAAAAAGCTGTAGAAACCAAGCTGCCAGACAATATTGATACCAGATGTGACGTCAAGCAcattcttttctctctctcgccTTTTCTTTTCGCGAACTTTTTGGCTCTAACTTTCTGTCTCACTTCATCTTTATGATTCATCTGCCTTCTTCTGCCTCGCTTGGGTAGGTGGTTCCTGTCTGAGGTGTTAGaagataaaaatgtttttcttcAAAGAAAAAGTGTTGCAGAGATTTAAAAGGCGCTTATCTCTGCCAAAGTTATAGCAGTTTATAAGCACTGTTTAGATTTGAAGCTTTTCTGCAGATTTCTGTActtttaattcaaataaatatacagtctAATGAGCAGAAATGCAAAAAGCATCATGCACTGCATGAGAGACCGATGATTTCCGAACTCCGAACAGAGGGAGAAAACAAGTTTACCCACATGTTGTTTGTGTGAGTTACTCAGCCTTTACCCATAAACCCAGAACACTGTGTGGAATTCCAAAGCTGCCCCACACATGGGGCGAGTCAGGCATTTTTCCATTACAAAGCCAATCATTAAATCTTCCCTGCTGATCCCTGCAGCCTTTAAAGAGACCTCAGATCATTAAGAGCTCAGTGGAGAAAAGGGCTCCGATTGAATGCTCACTGCTGTCTTTGTGCCAGGGTTATGTGACCTTTGATCTTTAAAACACTCTGGAGGTCACGTTGAAGCTATCTGGGTTTTTACTGGCCGAGCCTGCTGCACGTATCACTCGCGCCTTGCagggattttttttgtttgtgtatttgctATTCTTTTGGggattccttttttttctttttatatttagttgAAACAAAAAAGTAAGCGTAGGGAGAGTGTGTGAATGTATAGGGTATATTTTGTTGATTTGGCCATTAGCATGAAAGGAATATGAAAAGGGGCAGTGGTTAGTCACTACCCCCCCATTTGGGTACATGTTTTTTGTGACTCTTTGTTTAGTCAATTTTTTTGGGGAGCAAATGAAGTaggttttatattaaaaatgagTAGTTAGATTTAGGCTAATATATAGAATCCACTTTTGACTTTTaactatatttatatagttatttatgtatatatttaattataattaattgcAATTATAgcaaagtttttttatttttttaaatacatcagacattaaaattaattttaacataattttatttctattttcatTGAAATATATAGGAAAAAgtcaaaaatattatttttttctctggGCAGTGTTGAATTTGTTGAAATTGTTTATACCTGCAATATATTCAGAATTATCAGAAATTTGGCTTTTTGTGGTGATTTGGTTATTTGTCATAATATTAATCTATTAATACTGCATCAACTAGGCCATACACACTGCCTATAAAATATAGACCTTTATAggaattaaaatttaaataccTAGCTAAGACAGCCACTCTCGAATGAAGTATATAATTAATTGTGCCTTATATATTATAAGACTGATTATCAGAACATACCTGATTTATAAGGATATACATTGTCTGAATTgtgaaatatatatgtatatgtaaagtGTTTATTAGCTGTGTGTATTAATCATTCTTTTGCCTCTATGTTGCAGGTACTACTTTAAAAAGGCCAGCGATGAGTTTGAATGTGGTGCAGTGTTCGAGGAGATCTGGGAGGATGACACTGTGCTCCCCATGTATGAAGGGAAGATTCTGGGAAAAGTGGAGCGTATGGACTAAGAGCATTCCCAGTTTTTAGCCACCGGGATACCATGAACTACAGACTTCTAATAACCAGGCGAGCTGCCACTGGGAACTCTTTAAAAAATACGTCTGGACATCCAGACAGACTTTTTCCGGCATGACAGcgtgcctttttttttaaagctaccTAGAGTTAATATATTTGAAGACCACCCAGGTTGTGAAGAAGCTATTGAAGGAACCACTATAACCAACGAAGAAATCTGAGAGGAGCAGAAGACTAACCACTCAGCCTTAGAAAACCTGCACAACTGGCTCTAAAATTTTGGGTCGTTTTAGAGTCGTGTTCTGGAAACCGAAACCACTGAAGGTGCAGATGAGCGGATATTACTTATTGAACTGCAGTCAGTGTTGGAATGTCTATACGTGTGTATATACAATGCAGGCAGATgtgcatatatacatgtattttttacagatgttttattattttattaagtatttattGAACTGTAGTATTTTCCCGACCCTGACGTCTACAGAATGGACGAGCTGCTTAAAACTATTGgttcattttctattttattagcagtgacacacagaaacactcccTCCTGCATACAGATGATGTTTACACTATAGATAAATAGGATTGGAGATGTTCACATGGATTTCTGCTCTTAATTTGCTTTTCTGAAAGCAACCTGCACAGTAACAACTTAAAACTTAAAGAGTTTTGTTTTTCATTACCAGTAAAATTGCATTCCAATGGGAGGGCTTTTACCAAGTTGGGCAACATTTTGGGAAGCATTTGCACACTCCAGATACTTGTACCTTGTTCTAGGCAAATCCCACAGTTATGTTTACCAGACCTTTACTAGACTTTATGAGAGGGTGGCAGACCAGACTGTTGAGGAAGCACATGTCTGCCCCATACACGTCTACCTGACTAAATGCTGCTAGGTAAATTACTGACCTGAAGGCCGTTATAGGATAATTGAACATATTCAGTAAGCTCTTCATGTTGTGCAGCTTACAAGCAGGGCAGAATATTAGCACACCACAGTTACACAGCTGCAGGTTAAGGACACCGCTCAGGGGCCCACCATTGCCCCCCTGGCATTGGGACTAGAACATTTCAGATCATGAACAACTACTGCGAACATCATTATGTTCCTACCAGTTGTCATATCCTCTCATAGGTCTATGTATTGGAATGATCCATTGTGAACTGTAGGGGGGAGCACAACAAAATTTCAGTACCAGTGCAGCACCTGTGCCTACATGGACCGTACCATGTGCTACCCTGTTTCAGGGTTTATTATTCCCTTGGTTTTCAAAAGGGCTTTATGTTTCGAAACACTTTTAATAGGTAATATCATTTACTacttttgttttgcattgtttattttattttaatgaatgtaaattatacattatacagaGTTTTCAGTTAAAGATTTTACTTTGATctataattattgtaattaatgAAAGATGTAGcctttattattaaagttttatatttttcaaaTTATAAGGAAATGCCTTGTGTCATGTTTTTATTCACCTTGTggaaacagaaaaacaaaaaacaaaaacagtccAGGCATTCACCCATCACAGGGGTTTATCCACCCCCTACCTCTttcccagacacagccaatcatgtctgtgtagatgcccaccAAGCCAATTCGAATGTAACACATGTACATATATAAAGTTTTCATatataacatacagtatatgcccATATTTGTGCAAACTATATATGAAACCTATTAGAAACTGGAACAATTTCATATATTGACATATATGTGTGGATgctcatgtatgtatgtgtatatatgtgtggatgctcatgtatgtgtaatacatttttgacatatatgtaacatgtaaaaaatgtttatttctatataatatagcccgctgcgccacctgagcacactAAACACTATCGTTTAATACCATAAAGTCAACTTCTTTTCAACTCAAAACAAGGTTTTGGTGCTTGTGTTGCAGCATGCCTCTTTTCCCAAATTTGAACTTAACAAATATAAGTCATGCCAACTCAATCAATATTGCTCTGAAGTCTATAAAAATCGAGCAGATATTGAAGAGCTTGTTGAGTTCAGTTTACAAGACAAATTATAcattcaatgaaataaaaacatttggaagcattaaatgtgttttactggGTGCAAATATATTTTAAGTATATATTGCTTTGagttaaaatcagtttttaccaACAGCGTTGTTGCAAGGTCTGGGGGTGTACACTGAAATAAGCTGTTTTAACGTAAATATATCCTCAATATATGTAGATATTAcacaacatttaaatataaaacatacacATGAGTgcctgaaaataataaaaatcatatgTTGGCATACTGccttttttatatatgttatgttaataaaattgcatgtataaattaaatatatattctaACATGGATACAACATATAATACCATATTAATCT contains these protein-coding regions:
- the LOC134316550 gene encoding axin-2-like, encoding MSRMLTEPMGGTSFREDAPRPPVPGEEGEEEVSRRENFKLKLVKTTTPRAARRNEDGLGEPEGQATPDSPLARWTKSLRSLLADRDGAHLFRTFLERERCEDALDFWFACNGFRQMDLQDAKTRRVARAIYKRYVEARSVVAEHLRAPTRACIRDSIKKQRIELRMFDQAQTEIEAGLEESTYRAFLTSDIYLEYARSGGENAPPCAGHGHAHSGLASLELVCGYLPPLIEDKEWSCGELKAKALAAVVGLSAETLRATVTLRTANCRAQRRGNPASPYFVNSGHVVAPASSANDSEVSSDATTDDSMSMTDSSVDGIPPYKMGTKKQLQREMHRSVKINGQVSLPHFPRTQRLPREMAPVKPSEFAAELITRLEKLKREQDTLSSLEERLQQIQEEEERDESDLTSLAPQQPSQSLTLLSSGLCEDDPQAILDEHLSRVLKTPGCQSPGVQGYSPRSRSPDHHHQRGTHCSIPAKAAPSAPLPSTKHIHHHYIHHHHTASPKSREQMEAEAAHRVAQCLGSDYRFQRCHSPADAQPGRTSTLPKRPSKVSDGMSACQSREEESISPLLPGDGVVRSHNVWQWILESERQNKHKPHSSQTLKKTHPSDPSSKMPLWGGGGLPGNARTHHPAHPFIQDPTMPPLSPPNTLTQLEEACRRLEEASKPAKQRHLVSSLQREKVHLTVLPTSSSPLISPVLQMDEWKDQRRQSSGHSCAPSGSELVVTYFFCGEEIPYRRLMKTHSLTLGHFKEQLRKKGNYRYYFKKASDEFECGAVFEEIWEDDTVLPMYEGKILGKVERMD